In Antechinus flavipes isolate AdamAnt ecotype Samford, QLD, Australia chromosome 3, AdamAnt_v2, whole genome shotgun sequence, a genomic segment contains:
- the LOC127556223 gene encoding NTPase KAP family P-loop domain-containing protein 1-like isoform X2 has protein sequence MLLLLKIAICVPTVLPDKTIIKTRYIFVPFQAWEFAGSDFLWAGLVTTLCGCIEKKYWLPLIFYKLFGIPVQDSTEASRKQTDRLMWRCFKRVVFFLLVIILILGGLCSLILDSDISDTKKGLLIPGVPIGLFTLWSLGCGIYKFFRNSKESIKKLMDNSKCSNQLGFMHAVKKEVEVLTKFLEVLGVYNKQHIKVVLQISHLDACPPEKVMGALEALHILHSDPKAPFISILAADSKIIAESVERSKKMDSLIGSGYQYLNQFITLPFSMTHWNRDDKIKLLEEIKCSEKRNRKESQRRQIDLESRGELEANVTEELEKIINDLEGEKISKFLPHNRAHMERVVYTSWITLELRKQKFGDKLEMAPQQTQYMEEEEELLKRKQAQDTKQQPEDDPHEQIRKEVIAWVLLANEWPFRVTWMLQCAEDDEQWRVIHGQRKNDPDPHVPKQEPTAEAQWNLRKDNTKSLYYVESQGSIKLEDDLEKAFTKVVVELDSVKEELRKLMELDKDPEIFLQMLRFLKKEFSFTVEKALQYWGITTNLDRSLKRHLELIQGRRTLKQASMCHRQLPLSLLKMSTDEVCQAMNQNAKQLGISETNMKQYIEKIRKENLNGKALVYSLNSEIRQTLNMTLGDWVSFSINFLNVLPEANSSLAASWRLRICEEK, from the exons ATGCTCCTTTTATTGAAAATTGCCATCTGTGTGCCCACGGTTCTACCAGACAAAACCATCATCAAGACCCGCTACATCTTTGTCCCCTTCCAGGCCTGGGAGTTTGCTGGCAGCGACTTTCTCTGGGCTGGCTTGGTCACCACTCTCTGTGGCTGCATCGAGAAGAAGTATTGGCTGCCCCTGATTTTTTACAAGCTTTTTGGGATCCCTGTCCAGGATTCCACAGAGGCCTCAAGAAAGCAAACAGACCGACTGATGTGGCGTTGTTTTAAACGAgtggttttttttctcttggtgattattctcattttgggGGGCCTGTGTTCCCTTATTTTGGATTCAGATATCTCTGACACCAAGAAGGGACTCTTAATTCCCGGAGTTCCAATAGGTTTATTCACTTTGTGGAGTCTTGGATGTGGGATATATAAATTTTTCCGGAACTCCAAGGAAAGCATCAAGAAACTCATGGACAATTCCAAGTGCTCGAACCAGCTCGGCTTCATGCATGCTGTGAAGAAGGAGGTCGAGGTCCTCACCAAGTTCCTAGAGGTCTTGGGGGTATATAACAAACAGCATATCAAGGTGGTGCTTCAGATCAGCCACCTAGATGCCTGCCCCCCTGAGAAG GTGATGGGTGCCCTGGAAGCCCTCCACATCCTCCATTCAGATCCCAAAGCCCCCTTCATCTCCATCCTGGCCGCTGACTCCAAGATTATTGCTGAGAGCGTGGAGAGGTCCAAGAAGATGGACAGCCTGATTGGGAGTGGCTACCAGTACCTGAACCAGTTTATCACACTGCCCTTTTCTATGACCCACTGGAACAGGGATGACAAGATTAAACTCCTGGAGGAGATTAAGTGttcagaaaagagaaacagaaaagagagtcAGAGGAGGCAGATAGACTTGGAAAGTCGGGGGGAACTGGAAGCCAATGTCactgaagaattggaaaagattatTAATGATCTGGAAGGAGAAAAGATCTCCAAATTTCTCCCACATAACCGAGCCCACATGGAGCGAGTGGTTTATACGAGCTGGATCACCCTGGAGCTTAGAAAACAGAAAtttggggataaactagaaatgGCACCACAGCAGACACAGTacatggaggaagaggaagagctcCTAAAGCGAAAACAGGCGCAGGACACAAAACAGCAGCCAGAAGATGACCCACATGAACAAATCCGCAAGGAGGTGATTGCCTGGGTCCTCCTGGCCAACGAGTGGCCATTCAGGGTGACCTGGATGCTCCAGTGTGCTGAAGATGACGAGCAGTGGAGGGTGATCCATGGGCAAAGAAAGAATGATCCAGACCCTCATGTTCCTAAGCAGGAGCCCACAGCAGAGGCCCAGTGGAACCTTAGGAAAGACAATACCAAAAGCCTCTATTATGTAGAATCACAAGGCTCCATCAAGCTGGAGGATGACCTGGAAAAAGCATTTACCAAGGTGGTTGTTGAGCTGGACAGCGTCAAGGAAGAATTGAGGAAGCTGATGGAACTGGACAAGGACCCTGAGATCTTCTTGCAAATGCTCCGTTTCCTAAAAAAGGAGTTCAGTTTCACTGTGGAGAAGGCCCTACAATACTGGGGAATCACCACCAACCTGGACCGGTCCCTGAAGCGACACCTGGAGCTGATCCAGGGCCGCCGGACCCTGAAGCAAGCTTCCATGTGTCACCGGCAACTTCCGTTGTCCCTGCTGAAGATGTCCACGGATGAAGTGTGCCAGGCG ATGAATCAGAATGCCAAGCAGCTGGGCATCTCAGAAACCAACATGAAGCAGTACATAGAGAAGATCCGCAAGGAGAACCTGAATGGGAAAGCCCTGGTTTACAGCCTCAATTCTGAGATCAGGCAGACCCTTAATATGACCCTGGGGGACTGGGTCAGCTTCAGTATCAACTTCCTCAATGTCTTGCCTGAAGCCAACTCCTCCTTAGCAGCTTCTTGGAGACTAAGGATATGTGAGGAAAAGTAG
- the LOC127556223 gene encoding NTPase KAP family P-loop domain-containing protein 1-like isoform X1, protein MQPKVEPNERRHNSQFGSQHLLPFCHQMLLLLKIAICVPRALPDTTIIKTCYIFVPFQAWEFAGSDFLWAGLVTTLCGCIEKKYWLPLIFYKLFGIPVQDSTEASRKQTDRLVWRSFKRVFFFLLVILLILGGLCSLILDSDVPDIKKGLLIPGVPIGLFTLWSLGCGIYKCFQNSKESINKLMDSSKCSNKLGFMHAVKKEVEVLTTFLEVLGVYTRQHIKVVLQITHLDACPPEKVMGALEALHILHSDPKAPFISILAADSKIIAESVERSKKMDSLIGSGYQYLNQFITLPFSMTHWNRDDKIKLLEEIKCSEKRNRKESQRRQIDLESRGELEANVTEELEKIINDLEGEKISKFLPHNRAHMERVVYTSWITLELRKQKFGDKLEMAPQQTQYMEEEEELLKRKQAQDTKQQPEDDPHEQIRKEVIAWVLLANEWPFRVTWMLQCAEDDEQWRVIHGQRKNDPDPHVPKQEPTAEAQWNLRKDNTKSLYYVESQGSIKLEDDLEKAFTKVVVELDSVKEELRKLMELDKDPEIFLQMLRFLKKEFSFTVEKALQYWGITTNLDRSLKRHLELIQGRRTLKQASMCHRQLPLSLLKMSTDEVCQAMNQNAKQLGISETNMKQYIEKIRKENLNGKALVYSLNSEIRQTLNMTLGDWVSFSINFLNVLPEANSSLAASWRLRICEEK, encoded by the exons ATGCAACCTAAAGTGGAGCCAAATGAAAGGCGTCACAATTCCCAGTTTGGTAGTCAGCATTTGCTTCCTTTTTGCCATCAGATGCTCCTTTTATTGAAAATTGCCATCTGTGTGCCCAGGGCTCTACCAGACACAACCATCATCAAGACCTGCTACATCTTTGTCCCCTTCCAGGCCTGGGAGTTTGCTGGCAGCGACTTTCTCTGGGCTGGCCTGGTCACCACTCTCTGTGGCTGCATCGAGAAGAAGTATTGGCTGCCCCTGATTTTTTACAAGCTTTTTGGGATCCCTGTCCAGGATTCCACAGAGGCCTCAAGAAAGCAAACAGACCGACTGGTGTGGCGTTCTTTTAAACgagtgttttttttcctcttggtgaTTCTTCTCATTTTGGGGGGCCTGTGTTCCCTTATTTTGGATTCAGATGTCCCTGACATCAAGAAGGGACTCTTAATTCCTGGAGTTCCAATAGGTTTATTCACTTTGTGGAGTCTTGGATGTGGGATATATAAATGTTTCCAGAACTCCAAGGAAAGCATCAACAAACTCATGGACAGTTCCAAGTGCTCGAACAAGCTCGGCTTCATGCATGCTGTGAAGAAGGAGGTCGAGGTCCTCACCACGTTCCTAGAGGTCTTGGGGGTATATACCAGACAGCATATCAAGGTGGTGCTTCAGATCACCCACCTGGATGCCTGCCCCCCTGAGAAGGTGATGGGTGCCCTGGAAGCCCTCCACATCCTCCATTCAGATCCCAAAGCCCCCTTCATCTCCATCCTGGCCGCTGACTCCAAGATTATTGCTGAGAGCGTGGAGAGGTCCAAGAAGATGGACAGCCTGATTGGGAGTGGCTACCAGTACCTGAACCAGTTTATCACACTGCCCTTTTCTATGACCCACTGGAACAGGGATGACAAGATTAAACTCCTGGAGGAGATTAAGTGttcagaaaagagaaacagaaaagagagtcAGAGGAGGCAGATAGACTTGGAAAGTCGGGGGGAACTGGAAGCCAATGTCactgaagaattggaaaagattatTAATGATCTGGAAGGAGAAAAGATCTCCAAATTTCTCCCACATAACCGAGCCCACATGGAGCGAGTGGTTTATACGAGCTGGATCACCCTGGAGCTTAGAAAACAGAAAtttggggataaactagaaatgGCACCACAGCAGACACAGTacatggaggaagaggaagagctcCTAAAGCGAAAACAGGCGCAGGACACAAAACAGCAGCCAGAAGATGACCCACATGAACAAATCCGCAAGGAGGTGATTGCCTGGGTCCTCCTGGCCAACGAGTGGCCATTCAGGGTGACCTGGATGCTCCAGTGTGCTGAAGATGACGAGCAGTGGAGGGTGATCCATGGGCAAAGAAAGAATGATCCAGACCCTCATGTTCCTAAGCAGGAGCCCACAGCAGAGGCCCAGTGGAACCTTAGGAAAGACAATACCAAAAGCCTCTATTATGTAGAATCACAAGGCTCCATCAAGCTGGAGGATGACCTGGAAAAAGCATTTACCAAGGTGGTTGTTGAGCTGGACAGCGTCAAGGAAGAATTGAGGAAGCTGATGGAACTGGACAAGGACCCTGAGATCTTCTTGCAAATGCTCCGTTTCCTAAAAAAGGAGTTCAGTTTCACTGTGGAGAAGGCCCTACAATACTGGGGAATCACCACCAACCTGGACCGGTCCCTGAAGCGACACCTGGAGCTGATCCAGGGCCGCCGGACCCTGAAGCAAGCTTCCATGTGTCACCGGCAACTTCCGTTGTCCCTGCTGAAGATGTCCACGGATGAAGTGTGCCAGGCG ATGAATCAGAATGCCAAGCAGCTGGGCATCTCAGAAACCAACATGAAGCAGTACATAGAGAAGATCCGCAAGGAGAACCTGAATGGGAAAGCCCTGGTTTACAGCCTCAATTCTGAGATCAGGCAGACCCTTAATATGACCCTGGGGGACTGGGTCAGCTTCAGTATCAACTTCCTCAATGTCTTGCCTGAAGCCAACTCCTCCTTAGCAGCTTCTTGGAGACTAAGGATATGTGAGGAAAAGTAG